In one window of Rhizobium oryzihabitans DNA:
- a CDS encoding DUF6889 family protein has product MMRPVMRGLCRYESLKDGSVDLCDIAQMNEAIDALDENTQRAQKAAREN; this is encoded by the coding sequence ATGATGCGTCCCGTGATGCGGGGGCTCTGCCGATACGAGAGCCTGAAAGACGGCTCCGTCGACCTGTGCGACATCGCGCAGATGAATGAAGCAATAGACGCGCTGGACGAAAACACGCAGCGTGCGCAAAAGGCGGCGAGGGAAAACTGA
- a CDS encoding DUF3277 family protein — MATYSFLDVTASIAGPGGNFSLGNGSGNSEEGITITMTEDKNTMTIGADGSAMHSLHAGKSGTVSVRLLKTSPVNKQLMTLYNYQTTSSALHGRNTITIRDTARGDSITAAICAFAKAPDLTYAKDGNTVEWSWQAGKIDQILGEGV; from the coding sequence ATAGCTACGTATTCATTTTTGGACGTGACGGCCTCGATTGCCGGCCCCGGTGGAAACTTCTCTCTCGGCAATGGCTCCGGCAACTCCGAGGAAGGCATCACCATCACGATGACCGAAGACAAGAACACCATGACGATCGGCGCCGATGGTAGTGCAATGCACTCCCTTCACGCTGGCAAGTCTGGAACCGTCTCGGTCCGGCTGCTGAAAACCAGCCCGGTCAACAAGCAGCTGATGACGCTCTACAATTACCAGACCACGTCATCGGCGCTTCACGGTCGCAACACCATCACGATCCGCGATACGGCCCGTGGTGACAGCATCACGGCAGCTATCTGCGCCTTCGCCAAGGCTCCTGACCTGACCTATGCCAAGGACGGCAACACCGTTGAATGGTCGTGGCAGGCTGGCAAGATCGACCAGATTTTGGGTGAGGGCGTCTAA
- a CDS encoding phage tail tip lysozyme codes for MADTIREFLVSIGYGVDQQSERKFKDSVRSATLQAELMSKAIVAAAKTTAEALQQVAKNFDSLYWTSQRTGASVQNIRALSYAVSQLGGSYQGAIQSIEAFGQRLRTNPGYESLVKSLGVQTRARNGQLRDQIDVMEDLGKRLKSMPYYQANQYASALGIDETMLRALQSGELQRFIKEQKERDRAFGLNGDKASKASRDFMRGVNAMAASIETLFGKVLTDNMPKISEFMEKIQKWMVDNGPAISKAFGDAAEVIATLATNLGEVLDKLEPVWTGFTNIAESITGDKGLVAAIEVLVGAAVLGKLISMLGLLVGGTGGGLMGKFLGMLGIYGAAAAGANSIVNPGDGLTNAPRLGRWGVDDALRWGYGKVKGMFGGGGAGGSGSPQKGAPINVKQKWENAKRSYDFWRSKGLTRESALAMVGTEDGESGFNPNARGDFDSASGQYLAGGPFQHHRDRRNAILAATGIDMWDNNTSHEKKLEGAYWELTQGNDSQARRAWRKLLEGGPVEYGVSAATYDYERPRDKAGQTAVRTDLAYKWGKVLQDSPAGNDPNAFKRAHPAFGGNVVPPLMQPPGINAGSEVKMNQTTNISVVGSSNPTDTANAVAGKQESVNGRLLRNTQGAIR; via the coding sequence ATGGCCGATACCATCCGCGAGTTTCTCGTCTCCATCGGCTACGGGGTCGACCAGCAGTCCGAGAGGAAATTCAAGGATAGCGTCCGGTCTGCCACGCTTCAGGCCGAGCTTATGTCGAAGGCCATCGTTGCGGCGGCAAAGACGACCGCTGAGGCGCTTCAACAGGTCGCGAAGAACTTCGATAGCCTTTACTGGACATCGCAGCGTACGGGCGCCTCTGTCCAGAATATCCGCGCCCTGTCCTATGCGGTCTCGCAGCTTGGTGGATCGTATCAGGGCGCCATTCAGTCGATCGAGGCTTTCGGACAGAGGCTCAGAACCAATCCGGGCTATGAAAGCCTGGTCAAGTCGCTCGGCGTGCAGACGCGAGCACGTAACGGTCAGCTTCGCGACCAGATCGACGTCATGGAAGACTTGGGCAAGCGGCTCAAGTCGATGCCTTACTATCAAGCGAACCAGTATGCCTCGGCGCTGGGGATTGATGAAACAATGCTCCGCGCGCTGCAAAGCGGCGAGTTGCAGAGGTTCATCAAGGAACAGAAGGAACGGGATCGGGCGTTCGGGCTCAACGGTGACAAAGCCTCCAAGGCATCTCGAGACTTCATGCGTGGCGTCAACGCCATGGCCGCGAGCATCGAGACCCTATTCGGTAAAGTCCTCACGGACAACATGCCGAAAATCTCCGAATTCATGGAGAAGATCCAGAAATGGATGGTCGACAATGGCCCCGCCATCTCCAAGGCTTTCGGTGACGCTGCTGAGGTGATTGCCACGCTGGCAACCAATCTCGGTGAGGTTCTGGACAAGCTTGAGCCTGTCTGGACCGGATTCACCAACATTGCCGAATCCATCACTGGCGATAAGGGTCTTGTGGCTGCGATCGAGGTTCTTGTCGGCGCCGCGGTGCTTGGCAAGCTGATCTCCATGCTTGGGCTGCTCGTCGGCGGCACGGGTGGCGGCTTGATGGGTAAGTTCCTTGGCATGCTGGGCATCTATGGTGCAGCGGCGGCCGGAGCGAACTCGATCGTCAACCCGGGCGATGGGCTCACGAATGCGCCTCGCCTCGGGCGTTGGGGCGTCGATGACGCGCTTCGCTGGGGATACGGCAAGGTCAAGGGAATGTTCGGCGGTGGTGGTGCTGGTGGCTCTGGAAGCCCGCAAAAAGGCGCTCCGATTAATGTTAAGCAGAAGTGGGAGAACGCGAAGCGGTCTTACGATTTCTGGCGTAGTAAAGGGCTAACCAGAGAATCCGCACTTGCAATGGTCGGTACAGAAGATGGCGAAAGCGGTTTCAACCCGAATGCCCGCGGCGATTTCGATAGCGCCAGCGGCCAGTACCTGGCGGGTGGTCCTTTCCAGCACCACAGGGACCGCAGAAACGCGATCCTTGCGGCAACCGGCATCGACATGTGGGACAACAACACGTCCCATGAGAAGAAGCTGGAGGGTGCCTATTGGGAACTCACGCAGGGCAATGACAGCCAGGCAAGGAGAGCGTGGCGCAAGCTTCTTGAAGGTGGTCCAGTTGAGTACGGCGTCAGCGCAGCGACCTATGATTACGAACGCCCACGGGACAAGGCCGGACAGACCGCCGTTAGGACTGATCTTGCCTACAAATGGGGAAAGGTTCTGCAGGACTCTCCTGCGGGCAACGATCCGAACGCCTTTAAACGCGCTCACCCGGCTTTCGGCGGGAACGTAGTGCCGCCGCTAATGCAGCCGCCGGGGATCAATGCCGGTAGCGAAGTGAAGATGAACCAGACGACGAATATCTCTGTAGTGGGTTCGTCAAACCCGACAGACACGGCCAACGCCGTGGCAGGCAAGCAGGAGTCGGTCAATGGCCGGCTTCTGCGTAACACTCAAGGGGCAATTCGCTGA
- a CDS encoding STY1053 family phage-associated protein, producing the protein MAKIKVAKPFKLTLDSGEIKVFDIGEHDVNKEVSDHWFTKAHLEGYEPPAPPEGSHEWMVQASEERRAAAAQAQTEAEELAAAQLAAQNEAVRQSQEAIRMAQMKAAEQAEVAAAKGGDVPNKKADADLPNPLASKPKTGGAKAKAAEQAE; encoded by the coding sequence ATGGCAAAGATCAAAGTCGCCAAGCCGTTCAAGCTCACGCTGGACAGCGGCGAGATCAAGGTGTTCGACATTGGCGAGCATGATGTGAACAAGGAAGTTTCCGACCACTGGTTCACGAAGGCCCATCTGGAAGGATACGAGCCTCCTGCGCCGCCGGAAGGCAGCCATGAGTGGATGGTTCAGGCCTCGGAAGAGCGCCGCGCTGCCGCCGCACAGGCTCAGACGGAAGCAGAGGAGCTTGCCGCCGCACAGTTGGCCGCACAGAACGAAGCTGTTCGCCAAAGCCAGGAAGCCATCCGCATGGCGCAGATGAAGGCCGCGGAACAGGCTGAAGTCGCAGCGGCTAAAGGCGGGGACGTCCCGAACAAGAAAGCTGACGCCGACCTGCCGAACCCATTGGCCTCCAAGCCAAAGACTGGCGGTGCAAAGGCGAAGGCCGCGGAACAGGCTGAATAA
- a CDS encoding DUF3383 domain-containing protein, with product MATGLNVNNVVNVSVNLSPIAAAARNFGALLILGSSDVIDAGQRMRSYSDLNGVASDFGTTAPEYLAANLFFSQSPQPAILYVGRWAQTATKGTLNGGVLTASEQLMSAWTSITAGSFKIDIDGATKTLSALNFSAQTNLNGVASIIDTALTGATVTWDAANGRFIVKSDTTGVTSTVGYATATGSGTDISAQLKLTTGLASAPVGGIAAETLVSALTTFADMSNDWYGVMVATATSPNDAAYLAAAAFIEGAAVSHILGITITNTQALDSTVTNDLPSLLKTANYKRTVTQYSSSSPYAVASLLGRAFTVDFTANNSTITLKFKQEPGVSAEKLTQTQANALKGKNCNVFVAYANATAIIQEGVMANGYFFDEVHGTDWLQNEVQNNVYNLLYQSTTKIPQTDAGVNLIVNVIESTMDEAVNNGLLAPGVWNAGGFGELSQGDTLTKGYYVYAPKVATQTQAARETRVAPTIQVAAKGAGAVHKVNVIINFNR from the coding sequence ATGGCGACAGGTCTCAATGTCAACAACGTGGTGAACGTCTCGGTAAACCTGAGCCCCATCGCCGCGGCTGCACGCAATTTCGGCGCGCTCCTGATCCTCGGATCAAGCGACGTCATCGACGCCGGACAGAGGATGCGGAGCTATTCCGACCTCAACGGCGTGGCCTCAGACTTCGGGACGACTGCCCCGGAATATCTTGCCGCCAACCTGTTCTTCTCGCAGAGCCCCCAGCCGGCAATCCTCTATGTTGGTCGCTGGGCGCAGACGGCGACAAAGGGCACGCTGAACGGTGGCGTTCTGACGGCTTCCGAACAGTTGATGTCTGCATGGACGTCCATCACGGCCGGTTCCTTCAAGATCGATATCGACGGCGCCACCAAGACGCTTTCTGCCCTGAACTTCTCGGCGCAGACGAACCTCAACGGCGTGGCATCCATCATCGACACGGCGCTGACCGGTGCGACGGTGACGTGGGACGCAGCCAATGGCCGCTTTATCGTCAAGTCCGACACCACCGGCGTAACGTCGACCGTCGGATATGCCACGGCAACCGGCTCTGGAACGGACATTTCCGCGCAGCTGAAGCTCACCACCGGTCTGGCTTCTGCCCCGGTAGGCGGCATTGCTGCCGAAACGCTGGTATCTGCCCTGACGACCTTTGCCGACATGTCCAACGACTGGTACGGCGTGATGGTGGCAACCGCTACCTCCCCGAACGATGCTGCCTATCTTGCCGCCGCTGCCTTCATCGAGGGCGCTGCGGTGTCTCACATCCTGGGCATCACGATTACCAACACGCAGGCGCTGGACTCGACCGTCACGAACGATCTGCCGTCGCTCCTGAAAACGGCGAACTACAAGCGCACTGTGACGCAGTATTCGTCCTCGTCGCCTTACGCCGTGGCATCGCTGCTCGGTCGCGCCTTCACGGTCGACTTCACGGCGAACAACAGCACGATCACGCTGAAGTTCAAACAGGAGCCGGGCGTATCGGCCGAAAAGCTGACACAGACGCAGGCGAATGCTCTCAAGGGCAAGAACTGCAACGTCTTCGTGGCCTATGCCAACGCAACGGCGATCATTCAGGAAGGCGTGATGGCCAACGGGTACTTCTTCGATGAAGTGCACGGCACAGACTGGCTGCAGAACGAAGTCCAGAACAACGTCTACAATCTGCTCTACCAGTCGACCACGAAAATTCCCCAGACTGACGCAGGCGTTAACCTGATCGTCAACGTGATCGAGTCCACCATGGACGAGGCGGTCAACAATGGCCTTCTTGCCCCCGGTGTCTGGAATGCTGGCGGCTTCGGTGAGTTGAGCCAGGGTGATACGCTCACCAAGGGTTACTACGTCTATGCGCCGAAGGTTGCGACCCAGACGCAGGCCGCGCGTGAAACCCGTGTTGCTCCGACAATCCAGGTTGCTGCTAAGGGTGCGGGAGCCGTGCATAAGGTAAACGTTATCATTAACTTCAACAGGTAA
- a CDS encoding phage tail assembly chaperone, which translates to MSDFEINDVKYRAEKLDAMQQFHVARRIAPVIAVVPNVLKSIKGDIGALQPLLEIVGKMPDDDVNYIISECMSVVYRLDGPGYVRVWTRGTNKPMFADMDMTVLLRIVFQVVSDNLLPFMSAGQQASPDQKPA; encoded by the coding sequence ATGTCTGACTTCGAGATCAACGACGTGAAATACCGGGCTGAAAAGCTCGACGCGATGCAGCAGTTTCACGTCGCTCGGCGCATTGCTCCAGTGATCGCCGTTGTCCCCAATGTGCTGAAAAGCATCAAGGGTGACATCGGCGCCTTGCAGCCGTTGCTGGAGATTGTCGGCAAGATGCCCGACGATGATGTGAACTACATCATCTCGGAATGCATGAGCGTCGTCTATCGTCTTGATGGTCCCGGTTATGTGCGGGTCTGGACGCGCGGCACCAACAAGCCGATGTTTGCCGACATGGACATGACCGTCCTCCTTCGCATCGTCTTTCAGGTGGTGTCGGACAATCTTCTCCCTTTTATGAGCGCCGGCCAGCAAGCATCCCCCGATCAGAAGCCGGCGTAA
- a CDS encoding phage neck terminator protein, giving the protein MNTSATGGYLQPTSPGPAQDVELEDQIQAAIVGITGLAGSLVRPRWQQDPPKQPAINVNWCAFGITRQRSDSFNAVRHLGDGDGSDQSITHETIELLVSFYGPAGQANAAAFKDGLQIPQNMEVLQSQGMAFYEARDTIAAPELISTQWMRRFDVPFTLRRQITRTYPVLNLLGAGGSIQSETNSENWTAQER; this is encoded by the coding sequence ATGAACACGTCAGCAACGGGCGGATATCTTCAGCCCACGTCGCCAGGACCGGCGCAGGACGTCGAGCTTGAAGACCAGATACAAGCGGCCATCGTCGGGATTACGGGGCTTGCTGGCTCTCTGGTTCGCCCTCGGTGGCAACAGGACCCGCCGAAGCAGCCCGCGATTAACGTCAACTGGTGCGCCTTCGGGATCACTCGTCAGCGCTCCGACAGTTTCAACGCCGTGCGCCACTTGGGCGACGGTGACGGAAGCGATCAATCGATCACACACGAAACGATTGAGTTGCTCGTTTCCTTCTACGGGCCAGCAGGGCAGGCGAACGCCGCAGCCTTTAAGGACGGCCTGCAGATACCGCAGAACATGGAAGTGCTCCAATCGCAGGGAATGGCCTTCTACGAGGCCAGAGACACGATAGCAGCGCCAGAACTCATCAGCACGCAGTGGATGCGCCGTTTCGACGTGCCGTTCACGCTGAGACGACAGATCACGAGGACTTATCCGGTTCTCAATCTGCTTGGGGCCGGTGGCTCCATTCAATCCGAAACCAATTCCGAAAACTGGACCGCACAGGAGCGATAG
- a CDS encoding DUF4054 domain-containing protein has protein sequence MADAAGFRTAFPEFADTNAYPDATVNLWLGYAQNLVNLDRWGTLYDLGVYLLTAHNLVIWKKDSKAAAAGGIPGSSSGVQSSKSVDGVSVSYDTTVATVEGAGNLNLTTYGTRFADLRDMFGAGGFQL, from the coding sequence ATGGCTGACGCCGCTGGCTTCCGAACCGCGTTCCCTGAATTTGCTGACACCAATGCCTATCCCGACGCCACGGTCAATCTGTGGCTGGGATATGCTCAAAATCTTGTCAACCTTGATCGATGGGGAACGCTCTACGACCTCGGCGTCTATCTGCTGACGGCGCATAACCTTGTAATCTGGAAGAAGGATAGCAAGGCGGCGGCGGCCGGCGGCATTCCCGGTTCGTCCTCTGGCGTTCAGTCATCGAAATCGGTTGATGGGGTTTCCGTCAGCTACGACACCACTGTCGCCACAGTCGAGGGCGCCGGCAATCTCAATCTCACGACCTACGGCACGCGTTTCGCTGATCTGCGAGACATGTTCGGTGCTGGCGGTTTCCAGCTTTAA